A window from Variovorax sp. PBL-E5 encodes these proteins:
- a CDS encoding class I adenylate-forming enzyme family protein, which produces MSTLQQASPSAAAPADIGTPDASQRWGRTVETVTVAGHPCRAYAHRPRSIPELLRDARRWGHRPFVIEGERRLDFLAFEAAVQRVASALHARGIAQGDRVVLLAYNSLEWLVSFWALQSLGAVTVLANAWWGDDETREALATVDPVAVLTDREGARALDPSFHPMDLRALRSVIDASEPVAALPPTRLSEDDLAIIMFSSGTTGVAKGVMMSHRGVIANIQNLLALTGRLPNELPMDKPGTVSLLTVPLFHLAGVQISLSTLLSGGSLVFLEGRFDPLAILNLIQREKVRVWGSIPTMVSRVVEHERFAEFDTSSLRSIPMGGAAISVELREKVQRAFPATKKSVGSLYGLTEAGGVLAAGSGDDVKGRPGCVGKPLPVVELRIADADASGAGEIFARTPTVTLGYWGDPVPIADADGWVKTGDLGRVEDGHLYVVGRSKDIVIRGGENIACAHVEHGLQTHPDVVEVAVVGLAHADLGEEVAAVVVLREGASANVEDLRRHAAAHLGKFEVPSRWWLRSEALPTNATGKIFKRDLPRQWAGD; this is translated from the coding sequence ATGAGCACGCTGCAGCAGGCTTCACCGTCCGCGGCCGCGCCTGCCGATATCGGCACGCCCGATGCATCGCAGCGCTGGGGGCGCACGGTCGAAACCGTCACGGTAGCCGGCCACCCCTGCCGCGCCTACGCACACCGGCCGCGCTCGATCCCCGAATTGCTGCGCGATGCGCGCCGCTGGGGCCATCGGCCTTTCGTCATCGAGGGCGAACGCCGGCTCGACTTTCTTGCATTCGAAGCGGCGGTGCAGCGCGTGGCCTCGGCATTGCACGCGCGCGGCATCGCGCAGGGCGATCGCGTGGTGCTGCTGGCCTACAACTCGCTCGAATGGCTGGTGTCCTTCTGGGCCTTGCAGTCGCTCGGCGCGGTGACGGTGCTGGCGAACGCCTGGTGGGGCGATGATGAAACGCGCGAGGCGCTCGCGACCGTCGATCCGGTTGCGGTGCTGACCGATCGCGAGGGCGCGCGCGCGCTGGACCCGTCCTTCCATCCGATGGATCTGCGTGCACTGCGCTCGGTGATCGACGCATCCGAGCCCGTGGCCGCGCTGCCGCCGACGCGACTTTCGGAAGACGATCTCGCCATCATCATGTTCAGCTCCGGCACCACCGGCGTTGCCAAGGGCGTGATGATGTCCCACCGCGGCGTGATCGCGAACATCCAGAACCTGCTGGCGCTCACCGGCCGCCTGCCGAACGAGCTGCCGATGGACAAGCCGGGCACCGTCAGCCTGCTGACCGTGCCGCTGTTCCACCTGGCCGGCGTCCAGATCAGCCTCTCGACCTTGCTGTCGGGCGGTTCGCTGGTGTTCCTCGAAGGGCGCTTCGATCCGCTGGCGATCCTGAATCTGATCCAGCGCGAGAAGGTGCGCGTCTGGGGCAGCATTCCGACGATGGTGTCGCGCGTCGTCGAACACGAGCGCTTCGCCGAGTTCGACACCTCGAGCCTGCGCTCGATCCCGATGGGCGGCGCGGCGATCTCGGTCGAACTGCGCGAGAAGGTGCAGCGGGCCTTCCCGGCGACGAAGAAAAGCGTGGGCAGCCTCTATGGTCTGACCGAGGCCGGCGGCGTGCTCGCGGCCGGTTCGGGCGACGACGTGAAAGGCCGGCCCGGCTGCGTCGGCAAGCCCTTGCCGGTGGTGGAGCTGCGCATCGCCGATGCCGATGCGAGCGGCGCCGGCGAGATCTTCGCGCGCACGCCCACGGTCACCCTCGGCTACTGGGGCGACCCGGTGCCGATCGCCGACGCCGATGGCTGGGTCAAGACCGGCGACCTCGGCCGCGTCGAGGACGGCCATCTCTATGTGGTCGGCCGATCGAAGGACATCGTCATCCGCGGCGGCGAGAACATCGCCTGCGCGCACGTGGAGCATGGCCTGCAGACGCACCCCGATGTCGTCGAGGTCGCCGTGGTCGGGCTGGCGCATGCGGACCTGGGCGAAGAGGTTGCGGCCGTGGTGGTGCTGCGCGAAGGCGCATCCGCGAATGTGGAAGACCTGCGGCGCCATGCGGCCGCGCATCTCGGAAAATTCGAAGTGCCCTCGCGCTGGTGGTTGCGCAGCGAGGCGCTGCCCACCAATGCCACGGGCAAGATCTTCAAGCGCGATCTGCCCAGGCAGTGGGCGGGCGACTAG
- a CDS encoding CaiB/BaiF CoA transferase family protein has protein sequence MNTSTAPSTPALPDRGEARPLRGVRIVELAHWMAGPLAGGLLADWGADVIKIEPPGGEPMRTIFASMGARSGTPNGAFIAANRGKRSIELEVKTEAGREVLDRLLEGADVLLTNLRPDALQRLGLGADAVRERYPRLVYCTVSAYGWGGPDQDRPGYDIAAFYGRTGIAHEITTAGTPPAALLQGIGDAFTALAAASGVMAALMERGQTGHGRFVEASLMRTGMWALAGELGQQALGGKPKPPRPRDESRTPMYNSYRSSDDHWFFLVGVEARRHLGPVLRAIGRGELVDDERFRDARGIGTNSRELIALFDEAFNAQPLAYWRAKFDEHEVWWAPIQTPAEVMDDAQAEAIGAWVQVGEARSVDAPLRFDGIHRGQVPPPPESGEHTRAVLEELGYGAAEIDGLAGRMGGAQ, from the coding sequence ATGAACACATCGACCGCTCCTTCCACCCCCGCCTTGCCCGATCGCGGCGAGGCCCGACCCCTGCGCGGCGTGCGGATCGTCGAACTCGCGCACTGGATGGCCGGGCCGCTGGCCGGCGGCCTGCTCGCGGACTGGGGCGCCGACGTCATCAAGATCGAGCCGCCCGGCGGCGAACCGATGCGCACCATCTTTGCCTCGATGGGGGCGCGCAGCGGCACGCCCAACGGCGCCTTCATCGCGGCCAACCGGGGCAAGCGCTCGATCGAACTCGAGGTCAAGACCGAAGCCGGGCGCGAAGTGCTGGACCGTCTGCTCGAGGGCGCCGACGTGCTGCTCACCAACCTGCGCCCCGATGCGCTCCAGCGGCTGGGCCTCGGCGCCGACGCGGTGCGCGAGCGCTATCCGCGCCTGGTCTATTGCACGGTCAGCGCCTATGGCTGGGGCGGCCCCGACCAGGACCGGCCGGGCTACGACATCGCCGCCTTCTACGGCCGCACCGGCATCGCGCACGAGATCACCACCGCCGGCACGCCGCCGGCCGCGCTGCTGCAGGGCATCGGCGATGCGTTCACGGCACTGGCCGCCGCGTCGGGCGTGATGGCCGCGCTGATGGAGCGCGGGCAGACCGGCCACGGCCGCTTCGTCGAAGCCTCGCTCATGCGCACCGGCATGTGGGCCCTCGCCGGCGAACTCGGACAGCAGGCGCTCGGCGGCAAGCCCAAGCCGCCGCGCCCGCGCGACGAATCGCGGACACCGATGTACAACTCCTACCGCAGCTCGGACGACCACTGGTTCTTCCTCGTCGGCGTCGAGGCGCGGCGCCATCTCGGGCCGGTGCTGCGTGCCATCGGCCGCGGCGAGCTTGTGGACGACGAGCGCTTTCGCGATGCGCGCGGCATCGGCACGAACAGCCGCGAACTGATTGCGCTGTTCGACGAGGCCTTCAATGCGCAGCCGCTGGCCTACTGGCGCGCGAAGTTCGACGAACACGAAGTCTGGTGGGCGCCGATCCAGACGCCGGCCGAGGTCATGGACGATGCGCAGGCCGAGGCCATCGGCGCCTGGGTGCAGGTGGGCGAGGCCCGATCGGTCGATGCGCCGCTGCGCTTCGACGGCATTCACCGCGGACAGGTGCCGCCGCCGCCGGAGTCCGGCGAACACACCCGCGCCGTGCTGGAAGAACTCGGCTACGGCGCCGCCGAGATCGACGGCCTCGCGGGCCGGATGGGCGGCGCGCAATGA
- a CDS encoding enoyl-CoA hydratase/isomerase family protein has translation MQDAVITEKQGPVARLILNRPDKHNALRFADLDLLVAALHEAEEDDDVKVIVLKGNGPSFCAGHDYNDAIRSYGLEDDGSGAKPRRPSQRSRLLRDRKLGMNYMAFQNSLKPVIAQVHGHCTGVGMYLVELVDLAIAADDATFSHAEQRLGLAGNTWHLNSQILMYGAKKARELMLLGDAFDGREAERVGLVNRAVAPGDLESTVEAWAQKISKHARDALVTGKAMHQMALDSLGGSQQFARGYVGHTLGTNLRFESDEFNFLRERRQEGTTTTFKNRDKRFAD, from the coding sequence ATGCAAGACGCCGTCATCACCGAGAAGCAGGGCCCCGTCGCCCGCCTCATCCTCAACCGGCCCGACAAGCACAACGCGCTGCGCTTCGCGGATCTCGACCTGCTCGTCGCCGCCTTGCACGAGGCGGAGGAAGACGACGACGTCAAGGTCATCGTCCTCAAGGGCAACGGCCCCTCGTTCTGCGCGGGCCACGACTACAACGATGCCATCCGCTCCTACGGCCTCGAAGACGACGGCAGCGGCGCGAAGCCGCGCCGTCCGAGCCAGCGCTCGCGGCTGTTGCGCGACCGCAAGCTGGGCATGAACTACATGGCCTTCCAGAATTCGCTCAAGCCGGTGATCGCACAGGTGCACGGGCATTGCACGGGCGTGGGCATGTACCTGGTGGAACTGGTCGATCTGGCCATCGCCGCCGACGACGCCACGTTCAGCCACGCCGAACAGCGCCTCGGCCTGGCGGGCAACACCTGGCACCTGAACAGCCAGATCCTGATGTACGGCGCCAAGAAGGCGCGCGAGCTGATGCTGCTGGGCGACGCGTTCGATGGGCGCGAAGCCGAACGCGTGGGGCTGGTGAACCGCGCCGTCGCGCCCGGCGACCTCGAATCGACCGTCGAGGCATGGGCGCAGAAGATCAGCAAGCATGCGCGCGACGCGCTCGTCACCGGCAAGGCCATGCACCAGATGGCACTCGACAGCCTGGGCGGCAGCCAGCAGTTCGCCCGCGGCTATGTGGGCCACACGCTCGGCACCAACCTGCGCTTCGAGAGCGACGAGTTCAACTTCCTGCGCGAACGCCGGCAGGAGGGAACCACCACCACCTTCAAGAACCGCGACAAGCGCTTCGCCGACTGA
- a CDS encoding enoyl-CoA hydratase-related protein, translating to MDLHVTELRIENHVGIVRLARPDRGNSWTNRMNAEYRWLMQSLEDNPDVRVIVVTGAGRQFCVGADFKALDHHRESDKDYVESSRHEDMARPGHGVRPEFDHELVWHWGLSKPVIAAVNGACAGIALALTAFCDLRYAAAGAKFTSSTPRLGLPSEYGLSWVLPRIVGLTRAAEVLLTGRVFVAEEMLAMGFLNAVFPAEAFEARVLAVATEMAHGVSPIAVKAAKRQLYAEQLDHDPGHAVENAKALTGKFLKHPDFREGVAAAQAKRAPFFAALSDLGP from the coding sequence ATGGATCTGCACGTCACTGAACTGCGCATCGAGAACCACGTCGGCATCGTGCGCCTCGCCCGTCCGGATCGCGGCAACTCGTGGACGAATCGCATGAATGCCGAGTACCGGTGGTTGATGCAGTCGCTCGAAGACAACCCGGACGTGCGCGTCATCGTGGTCACGGGCGCCGGCCGGCAATTCTGCGTCGGCGCGGACTTCAAGGCGCTGGACCACCATCGGGAATCGGACAAGGACTATGTGGAGAGTTCGCGGCACGAGGACATGGCGCGGCCCGGCCATGGCGTGCGCCCGGAGTTCGACCACGAGCTGGTCTGGCACTGGGGCCTGTCGAAGCCCGTGATCGCTGCGGTCAATGGCGCCTGCGCCGGCATCGCGCTGGCGCTGACGGCCTTCTGCGACCTGCGCTATGCGGCCGCGGGTGCGAAATTCACGAGCTCCACGCCGCGCCTCGGACTGCCGTCCGAATACGGACTCTCGTGGGTGCTGCCGCGCATCGTCGGCCTCACGCGCGCGGCCGAAGTGCTGCTGACCGGGCGCGTCTTCGTGGCCGAGGAGATGCTGGCGATGGGCTTCCTCAACGCGGTGTTTCCCGCCGAGGCCTTCGAGGCACGCGTGCTGGCTGTCGCGACGGAGATGGCCCATGGCGTCTCACCCATCGCAGTGAAGGCCGCCAAGCGGCAGCTCTACGCCGAGCAGCTGGACCATGACCCCGGGCACGCGGTAGAGAATGCGAAGGCCCTCACCGGCAAATTCCTGAAGCACCCCGATTTCAGGGAGGGCGTGGCTGCGGCGCAGGCAAAGCGGGCGCCCTTCTTCGCGGCGCTGTCCGACCTCGGGCCTTGA
- a CDS encoding Bug family tripartite tricarboxylate transporter substrate binding protein, with protein MSIVLRTILVALAGTLLSAQANSQAENFPSRNLRMLVPYSAGSGVDLLARSFAHGMEGPLKRPVVVENREGATGIIGTQAAARAPADGYTLMANANPPFMVAPLSQKPPPYDVLTAFAPVARVGSVPLVMIIAADSPVKSFVQLREYIKAHPDKATYASTGNGSPGQLYTETVKSATGLRLTEVPYKSSTQALTDVIGGQILTSLVSLPAADQLIQHGLLRVLAVGSRERLKRFPDAPTLTEVLGSPQEASVWYGFLVPAGVAPEKIAALYAAVAKVFDTEEAQKSLQTLGIIPELQSPAQFTASLRQNAEAARRMLSLVEQSKSSP; from the coding sequence GTGTCCATCGTGCTGAGAACAATCCTCGTGGCCCTTGCCGGCACTCTGCTGTCCGCACAGGCGAACAGCCAGGCAGAAAACTTTCCCTCGCGCAACCTGCGCATGCTCGTGCCCTACAGCGCCGGCAGCGGCGTGGATCTGCTCGCGCGCAGCTTCGCCCATGGCATGGAAGGCCCGCTGAAGCGTCCGGTGGTGGTGGAGAACCGCGAAGGAGCGACCGGCATCATCGGCACGCAGGCTGCTGCACGCGCGCCGGCGGACGGCTACACGCTCATGGCCAATGCCAATCCGCCGTTCATGGTCGCGCCGCTGAGCCAGAAGCCGCCGCCCTACGACGTGCTGACGGCCTTCGCTCCCGTGGCGCGGGTGGGCAGCGTTCCGCTCGTCATGATCATCGCGGCGGATTCGCCGGTGAAGAGCTTCGTGCAGCTGCGCGAATACATCAAGGCCCACCCTGACAAGGCGACCTACGCCTCGACGGGGAATGGATCGCCCGGACAGCTGTACACGGAAACCGTGAAGTCCGCGACCGGACTCCGATTGACCGAGGTGCCGTACAAGTCGTCGACCCAGGCCCTCACGGACGTGATTGGCGGCCAGATCCTGACCAGCCTCGTGTCGCTTCCCGCGGCCGATCAACTGATCCAGCACGGACTCCTGCGTGTTCTGGCGGTCGGATCCCGAGAGCGGCTCAAGCGCTTTCCCGATGCGCCCACCCTGACCGAAGTCCTCGGCTCGCCTCAGGAAGCGAGCGTGTGGTATGGATTCCTCGTGCCTGCCGGCGTCGCCCCCGAGAAGATCGCCGCTCTCTATGCCGCCGTGGCCAAGGTGTTCGACACGGAAGAAGCCCAGAAGAGCCTGCAGACGCTGGGCATCATCCCCGAGCTGCAATCGCCGGCGCAATTCACGGCCTCTCTGCGCCAGAACGCCGAAGCCGCGCGCAGGATGCTCTCCCTCGTGGAACAGAGCAAGTCCTCTCCCTGA
- a CDS encoding DUF7065 domain-containing protein, which produces MIQASDTEFHPRDPADRIWTETTYLAFNVPEAALHGTCYVLARPNLGVAMSSVVVARGMRRRPHEVDFCDPQIHLPCPSSYASFSLANGLAVEARSLTDWHFRYEHKLGACSFDLHLQGLHHPFDPTDPRENPMIEKQAAHSADPRIGDAWSHGHFDLKGRITGTLTLRGHQYQVDCYEGMDRSWGPRNETPNRATSYISVNCGDAMAMWLTMTLDVTPSGHVRYERLNSGFLVEHGVVTPIVAAQVEAATVDMLAISDRIVVTDARGRTHEFFGATIGTRPMGSLNPSIAAFVSLMRYQYGKLVGHGGHGKLFGLSYLAERLAGGDA; this is translated from the coding sequence ATGATTCAAGCCTCCGATACCGAGTTCCATCCGCGTGACCCTGCCGACCGGATCTGGACCGAAACCACCTACCTCGCATTCAACGTTCCCGAGGCGGCGCTGCACGGCACATGCTATGTGCTCGCGCGCCCGAACCTGGGGGTGGCGATGTCGTCCGTCGTCGTCGCGCGTGGCATGCGCCGCCGGCCGCACGAGGTGGACTTCTGCGATCCGCAGATCCATCTCCCCTGCCCATCGTCCTATGCGAGCTTCTCGTTGGCCAACGGGTTGGCGGTGGAGGCCAGATCGCTGACCGACTGGCACTTCCGCTACGAGCACAAGCTCGGCGCCTGCAGCTTCGACCTGCATCTGCAAGGGCTGCACCATCCCTTCGATCCGACCGACCCACGAGAGAATCCGATGATCGAAAAGCAGGCCGCACATTCCGCGGACCCGCGCATCGGCGATGCATGGTCGCACGGGCACTTCGATCTGAAGGGCCGCATCACCGGCACCCTGACGCTGCGCGGGCATCAATACCAGGTCGATTGCTACGAGGGCATGGACCGCAGCTGGGGCCCGCGCAACGAGACACCGAACCGCGCCACCTCGTACATCTCCGTGAACTGCGGCGACGCCATGGCCATGTGGCTGACCATGACCCTCGACGTGACTCCCTCCGGCCATGTGCGCTACGAGCGGTTGAACTCCGGATTTCTCGTTGAACACGGCGTCGTAACGCCCATCGTGGCGGCGCAGGTCGAAGCCGCGACGGTCGACATGCTCGCGATCAGCGACCGCATCGTCGTCACGGACGCGCGCGGGCGCACCCATGAGTTCTTCGGTGCGACGATCGGCACCCGACCGATGGGATCGCTCAACCCTTCGATCGCCGCATTCGTGTCGCTGATGCGCTACCAATACGGCAAGCTCGTCGGCCATGGCGGTCACGGCAAGCTCTTCGGCCTGAGCTATCTGGCAGAACGACTGGCAGGAGGCGACGCATGA
- a CDS encoding phosphotransferase family protein: MITTNQDAATAASLDIRDDPSEAFIADMRQRFPTEPETDALLTRKMRRRSGPPYQQVSLAQMTKWLHAMLSDRIQGSFTVRDPKWLTGGASKVQVSFMLDWEAPGRGACSDHLVIRMDPSEASNTTSRVREAELLDAFQDRLAVPKVFWIDREAQWFPEPAIIYTFVSGVAKPRSTSAGQVVGLGTNFGPRLRELLAPQFLRDLAIIHTADLGSMHFESMEQPSVGSEEAARWQLNRARRVWEEDRGEDYPLMDVAANWLERNLPVLDRTSVVHGDFRSGNFLFDGASGNITAWLDWERGHLGDRHRDLAWMTQREKGHLAEDGKTYLVCGLIPLEAFYERYEKASGLSVDPRRLRWYRVLNCFQVITTTMATMYRVAKLGKSHQDILLARLKAIAPIGAHELCELLEGNL; this comes from the coding sequence ATGATCACGACAAACCAAGATGCAGCGACCGCTGCGAGCCTGGACATCCGCGACGACCCCAGCGAAGCGTTCATCGCCGACATGCGCCAGCGCTTCCCGACCGAGCCCGAGACCGACGCGCTGTTGACGCGCAAGATGCGGCGGCGCAGTGGCCCTCCGTATCAACAGGTCAGCCTGGCGCAGATGACGAAGTGGCTTCACGCCATGCTCTCGGATCGGATCCAGGGCAGCTTCACGGTGCGCGATCCGAAATGGCTGACAGGTGGCGCTTCCAAGGTGCAGGTCTCGTTCATGCTGGATTGGGAGGCCCCGGGACGAGGCGCCTGCAGCGACCATCTCGTCATCCGGATGGATCCCTCCGAAGCCTCCAACACCACCAGCCGTGTGCGCGAAGCGGAGTTGCTGGACGCGTTCCAGGACCGGTTGGCCGTGCCGAAGGTGTTCTGGATCGATCGCGAGGCACAGTGGTTTCCGGAACCGGCCATCATCTACACCTTCGTCTCCGGCGTGGCGAAGCCCAGGAGCACGAGCGCCGGCCAGGTCGTGGGCCTCGGAACCAACTTCGGCCCGCGCCTGCGCGAGTTGCTCGCGCCGCAGTTCCTGCGCGACCTGGCGATCATCCACACCGCCGACCTGGGCAGCATGCATTTCGAAAGCATGGAACAGCCATCGGTCGGTTCCGAGGAGGCAGCCCGCTGGCAGTTGAACCGCGCACGGCGCGTCTGGGAAGAAGACCGCGGGGAGGACTATCCCCTGATGGACGTCGCGGCCAACTGGCTCGAACGCAACCTGCCGGTGCTCGACCGCACGAGCGTCGTGCACGGCGACTTTCGCAGCGGCAACTTCCTGTTCGACGGGGCGAGCGGCAACATCACGGCATGGCTGGACTGGGAGCGTGGCCATCTCGGAGATCGCCACCGCGATCTCGCGTGGATGACGCAGCGCGAAAAGGGCCACCTCGCGGAAGACGGCAAGACCTACCTGGTCTGCGGCCTGATTCCACTGGAGGCGTTCTATGAACGCTACGAGAAGGCGTCCGGCCTCAGCGTGGATCCACGGCGCCTGCGCTGGTACCGGGTGCTCAACTGCTTCCAGGTGATCACGACCACCATGGCCACCATGTACCGGGTCGCAAAGCTGGGCAAATCCCACCAGGACATCCTGCTCGCGCGCCTGAAGGCCATCGCGCCGATCGGCGCCCATGAGCTTTGCGAACTGCTGGAAGGAAACCTCTGA
- a CDS encoding CoA transferase subunit A produces the protein MQSKLISLEEAVAFVTPGSSLGLGGWIFNSQPMALVRALVRRGTGDLMLVPAPGSIAPDLLIGAGAVRSTFCVFISFEQHGLAPQFRKAAEAGELEVIDIDGPGFAGGLRASMGDLPWMPIPDLGTDLPRHAPQQYRLLPTGPGERRLLATMAIRPDVCFLHAQQSDELGNVQFLGSPFFDVMLAQASRRVVVTVDRIVSTETVRRANHLTKLPSVLVDAVVHVPFGAHPTASHGLYQADEAHLREYVKASTSAQDFERYLQCHVHAGGHDDYLARLNGATLATLLQSE, from the coding sequence ATGCAAAGCAAACTCATTTCACTGGAAGAAGCCGTGGCCTTCGTGACGCCCGGCAGCAGCCTCGGCCTGGGCGGGTGGATCTTCAACAGCCAACCCATGGCACTCGTTCGTGCCCTCGTGCGACGGGGAACAGGCGATCTGATGCTGGTGCCCGCGCCAGGCTCGATCGCACCGGATCTGCTGATCGGCGCGGGTGCGGTGCGAAGCACCTTTTGCGTCTTCATCAGCTTCGAGCAACATGGTCTTGCACCGCAGTTCCGCAAGGCGGCCGAAGCCGGCGAGCTGGAAGTCATCGATATCGACGGTCCGGGATTCGCCGGCGGGCTTCGCGCCAGCATGGGCGATCTTCCCTGGATGCCGATTCCGGATCTGGGCACCGATCTGCCGCGACACGCGCCCCAGCAATATCGCCTGCTTCCCACCGGGCCGGGCGAGCGACGCCTGCTTGCCACGATGGCGATCCGTCCCGACGTGTGCTTTCTGCACGCCCAGCAGTCGGACGAACTTGGCAACGTTCAGTTCCTCGGCTCGCCTTTCTTCGACGTCATGCTGGCCCAAGCCTCGCGGCGCGTGGTGGTGACCGTGGACCGCATCGTGTCCACCGAGACAGTGCGTCGCGCGAATCACCTGACCAAGCTGCCGTCGGTATTGGTCGATGCGGTCGTGCACGTGCCGTTCGGCGCACATCCGACCGCTTCACATGGCCTGTACCAGGCGGACGAAGCGCATCTGCGCGAATACGTCAAAGCCAGCACCAGCGCGCAGGACTTTGAGCGCTATCTGCAATGCCACGTCCACGCGGGTGGCCATGACGACTATCTGGCCCGGCTGAACGGAGCCACGCTCGCGACGCTGCTTCAATCGGAGTAG
- a CDS encoding CoA-transferase subunit beta: MNEQPTFSSSELSAIVLARDLADGEKAIIGTNSDIQVAACNLARARHAPSLWWVSGPGGMVNPVRDRLLPTAGYANIQAAEALFDLPDMIDFIDWKVHFFDFAILSVLQVDRHGNINTAVVGAQNRPRLRGPGTVGISALCGLSRRFYVVTQRHDRHTFVPKVDFICGAGYLDGGESRHQAGLPPGGPRLVVSPLGIFDFEPVSKAMRVRSLHQGVSLEQVQRNTGFEILCEGSPATTEAPSPDELSVLRLKVDRGGLLRNGQR; encoded by the coding sequence ATGAACGAACAACCGACATTCAGCAGTTCCGAACTCTCAGCGATCGTGCTCGCGCGTGATCTCGCCGATGGTGAAAAAGCCATCATCGGTACCAATTCGGACATCCAGGTAGCGGCCTGCAATCTGGCTCGCGCGCGACACGCGCCGTCCCTGTGGTGGGTCTCCGGCCCTGGCGGCATGGTCAATCCGGTGCGCGACCGGTTGCTGCCGACTGCCGGCTACGCGAACATCCAGGCGGCCGAGGCATTGTTCGACCTGCCCGACATGATCGACTTCATCGACTGGAAGGTGCATTTCTTCGACTTCGCCATCCTCAGCGTGCTGCAGGTCGATCGCCACGGCAACATCAACACGGCGGTCGTCGGTGCGCAGAACCGGCCGCGCCTGCGCGGCCCGGGCACGGTGGGCATCAGTGCGCTGTGCGGACTCTCGCGTCGCTTCTACGTCGTCACGCAACGGCACGATCGGCATACCTTCGTGCCCAAAGTGGACTTCATCTGCGGGGCAGGCTATCTGGACGGTGGCGAATCACGCCATCAGGCAGGGCTGCCGCCGGGCGGCCCGCGCCTGGTCGTGTCGCCGCTCGGCATCTTCGACTTCGAACCGGTGAGCAAAGCCATGCGCGTGCGTTCGCTGCATCAAGGCGTTTCGCTCGAGCAGGTGCAACGCAACACCGGCTTCGAAATCCTGTGCGAAGGTTCGCCGGCCACGACCGAGGCCCCGTCGCCGGATGAACTGTCGGTGCTGCGACTGAAGGTGGATCGAGGCGGGCTGCTGCGCAATGGGCAGCGTTGA
- a CDS encoding FadR/GntR family transcriptional regulator produces MLTRSPLSISSTAEVASPRFLASRVKAGFSPVAGSQPATEIIEQVRSRLRLQELRAGDRLPTERELSTQFGVSRNSVRQALRSMQEQGLLEIRKGPSGGAVIRDHGAGSVATVLSDLFALGTIRPQDLTEMRVLVGTEVVRLACARASEAEFDRLEANVAAAEEAVRENDLARRTELNLEFHKLLARMTGNALLVAVADAVVGITGQFVSAIERTPNRYVMPFRRRLLRQLRARDAAAATDEMRRHLQRQEVLYLKAHARMQKSR; encoded by the coding sequence ATGCTCACTCGTTCACCCCTGTCGATATCGTCGACGGCCGAAGTCGCGTCTCCGCGCTTCCTGGCGTCGCGCGTGAAGGCTGGCTTCAGCCCGGTTGCCGGCAGTCAACCGGCAACCGAAATCATCGAGCAGGTTCGATCGAGACTTCGGTTGCAGGAACTCAGGGCCGGCGATCGCCTGCCGACCGAGCGCGAGTTGTCGACGCAGTTCGGCGTCAGTCGCAATTCGGTGCGGCAGGCGCTGCGCTCGATGCAGGAACAGGGCCTGCTCGAGATCCGCAAGGGGCCGAGCGGCGGAGCCGTCATCCGCGACCATGGTGCCGGCTCGGTCGCGACAGTGCTCTCGGATCTCTTCGCACTCGGCACCATCCGGCCGCAGGACCTGACCGAGATGCGGGTGCTGGTCGGCACGGAGGTCGTGAGGCTGGCCTGCGCGCGGGCCAGCGAGGCCGAGTTCGATCGCCTCGAAGCCAACGTGGCGGCTGCCGAAGAAGCCGTGCGCGAGAACGATCTCGCGCGGCGTACCGAATTGAACCTGGAGTTCCACAAGCTGTTGGCGCGCATGACCGGCAACGCATTGCTGGTGGCCGTGGCCGACGCCGTGGTCGGCATCACGGGCCAATTTGTCAGCGCCATTGAACGCACGCCGAACCGCTATGTGATGCCGTTTCGGCGCCGGCTGTTGCGTCAGCTTCGAGCGCGCGACGCGGCCGCCGCGACCGACGAGATGCGGCGCCACCTCCAGCGCCAGGAAGTGCTTTATCTCAAGGCGCATGCGCGCATGCAGAAATCCCGTTGA